The stretch of DNA GAGTGCCACGAAAGGGAGAGAGTCACTCTCTCGCGTAGGTTCTGGACCGAGTAAGTTATGCGCGTCGCTCCCTGAGAGCGCGTGTGGTCCCTGCCGAATCGAACACGCCCCAGCCGTTACAGAGTCGCAGTTATCGCATCACCGTCGACGAGGGACGCGAATCGTTTTACGCGCTCAGTATCGAGGAGGCCGAACGCGAAGACGCGTGGCTCATGTCCGATACGGTGGTCGCACTCGAGAACATGCTGTGACCGCGCTCCGTCAAGCACCGCTTCGAACGGAGAGTCGTCCGGACGGGCCCGACGCCCGATCAGACGTTCGTCTGTCGACTCGTCCACCACTCCTCGACGACGTGTGAGACGAGGTACACCGACAGGAACGCGCCGACGAATACCGTCCCAAGCCCGTAGCCGACGATGAGCGTGAGGGCCGCCCATCCGATGGGGCTGTCGGTCTCGCGGGCGGTCGCGTCGACGTAGACGGCGTACGCGCCGAGGAGTGGAATCAAGAGAGTCAGCACACCAAACATATTTTATTTCTAATTATTCTCTCCACGATAATCGTTCCGGTGAACAGCCGATGGCGTCAGAACGTCCCCAGCGACGAGTGACCCGTGAATCAGTCCCTTTTTACGGACTGCCGGGGAACGACCACTATGAGCTTCGAGGAAGACGATCAGGTCGTCCTGAACGACGAACACAGCGAGTTCAACGGAGAAACCGGTACGATCACCCAGACGATGGAATCGATGTTCGGCGACGTCACCTACACCGTCAGCTTCGAGGACGGCCAGGAAGCCGGCGTCCCCGAGGACGCACTCGAGGCG from Natronobacterium texcoconense encodes:
- a CDS encoding DUF1918 domain-containing protein, which produces MSFEEDDQVVLNDEHSEFNGETGTITQTMESMFGDVTYTVSFEDGQEAGVPEDALEAADGDADEADEE